In Thermosynechococcus sichuanensis E542, a single genomic region encodes these proteins:
- the gmk gene encoding guanylate kinase, whose amino-acid sequence MTTATPQPGQLIVITGPSGVGKGTLLRQLRQRHPELALSVSATTRPPRPTEIEGIDYYFVSVEDFQAMIAAGKLLEWAEFAGHYYGTPRDPLLQLIAQGKTVILEIELQGARQVRQSYPQARHIFILPPSLAELEHRLRNRGQDSEEAIARRLAQAETEIAAAPEFDVQIVNDDLEKSLIALETAIFSPVP is encoded by the coding sequence ATGACCACTGCAACGCCCCAGCCCGGACAACTCATTGTGATTACTGGCCCTAGTGGTGTCGGCAAAGGGACACTCCTACGCCAACTGCGGCAGCGACATCCCGAACTGGCACTTTCGGTTTCGGCAACGACCCGCCCACCACGCCCCACAGAAATAGAAGGCATAGATTACTATTTTGTGTCCGTGGAAGATTTTCAAGCCATGATTGCCGCTGGCAAACTTTTGGAATGGGCAGAGTTTGCCGGTCACTACTACGGCACCCCACGGGATCCCCTGCTGCAACTCATTGCCCAAGGAAAAACGGTGATCCTGGAAATTGAACTGCAAGGGGCACGCCAAGTTCGCCAATCCTATCCCCAAGCGCGTCACATTTTCATTCTGCCCCCCTCTTTGGCAGAACTTGAGCACCGCCTGCGCAATCGTGGTCAAGACAGTGAGGAGGCGATCGCCCGCCGTTTAGCGCAAGCGGAAACCGAAATTGCTGCGGCTCCAGAATTTGATGTCCAAATTGTCAATGATGATTTGGAAAAAAGCCTGATTGCCCTCGAAACGGCAATTTTTAGCCCTGTCCCCTAA
- a CDS encoding ExbD/TolR family protein produces the protein MAVKIHLPSESENVRIEMLPLIDVVFCILTFFILAAVSLTRQQAITLNLPQASTSQAQSQKMLVVSIDPAGQLFVDKDPVNRSELYERLATYLKTNPQGMVILRASQVVSYNEVIQVLDLLRSLGGNRVALATQPVEQPVLSTPTSPNPLPSPPANDQSTSSNP, from the coding sequence ATGGCCGTGAAGATTCATTTGCCCAGTGAGAGTGAAAATGTCCGCATTGAGATGCTGCCCCTGATTGATGTGGTCTTTTGTATTCTCACGTTCTTTATTTTGGCGGCGGTGAGTCTGACGCGGCAGCAGGCGATTACGTTGAATCTGCCCCAAGCCAGTACTAGTCAAGCCCAGTCGCAAAAGATGCTGGTGGTGAGTATTGATCCGGCGGGGCAACTCTTTGTGGATAAAGACCCCGTCAACCGCAGTGAACTCTATGAACGCTTGGCTACCTACTTGAAAACGAACCCCCAGGGCATGGTAATTTTGCGGGCGTCACAGGTAGTGAGCTACAACGAAGTCATCCAAGTCTTGGATCTCCTGCGATCGCTAGGGGGCAATCGTGTGGCATTGGCCACGCAACCCGTTGAACAGCCAGTGCTGAGTACGCCGACTAGCCCTAACCCGCTGCCTTCACCGCCAGCCAACGATCAATCCACGTCCTCCAATCCCTAG
- the era gene encoding GTPase Era, protein MEPIASIPVAPEGFRSGFVALVGRPNVGKSTLFNHLLGQKVAITSPVAQTTRNRLRGILTTATAQFIFVDTPGIHKPHHRLGEVLVHNAKGILNRVDVIVFVVDAASPPGRGDRYVADLLTTTQSPVLVAINKIDLLPAEAREQRQQDYQTLGPWPAYPCSALTGEGVGLLQSAIAAQLPLGPYYYPPEMVTDQPERFIMAELIREQILHHTREEVPHSVAVTIEQVQQDRHLTRVHAVIYVERPTQKAIIIGQGGQLLKQMGTAARQEIETLIGGKIYLELFVKVRPRWRQDRLRLAELGYRIEKD, encoded by the coding sequence GTGGAACCGATTGCCAGCATTCCTGTTGCCCCGGAGGGCTTTCGCTCTGGCTTTGTCGCCTTAGTGGGTCGTCCCAATGTCGGCAAGTCCACCCTCTTTAACCATCTGCTGGGGCAAAAGGTAGCCATTACTTCGCCTGTGGCACAAACCACCCGCAATCGCCTACGGGGCATCCTGACAACGGCAACGGCGCAATTTATCTTTGTGGATACCCCCGGCATCCATAAGCCCCACCATCGCTTGGGGGAAGTGCTGGTGCACAATGCCAAGGGCATTCTCAATCGGGTGGATGTGATTGTCTTTGTGGTGGATGCCGCAAGTCCGCCCGGTCGGGGCGATCGCTACGTGGCGGATCTGCTGACAACGACTCAATCTCCGGTTCTTGTGGCCATCAATAAAATTGACTTGCTGCCGGCAGAGGCGCGAGAACAACGGCAACAGGACTATCAAACCCTTGGCCCTTGGCCAGCCTATCCTTGCTCAGCGCTCACGGGAGAGGGGGTTGGTTTATTGCAATCGGCGATCGCAGCGCAGTTACCCCTTGGCCCCTATTACTATCCACCAGAGATGGTCACCGATCAGCCGGAGCGATTCATCATGGCGGAATTAATCCGCGAGCAAATTTTGCACCACACACGCGAAGAAGTCCCCCATTCCGTGGCGGTGACAATTGAACAGGTGCAGCAGGATCGCCACCTGACTCGTGTCCACGCTGTGATTTATGTGGAGCGTCCAACCCAAAAGGCCATCATTATCGGCCAAGGAGGTCAGTTGCTCAAACAAATGGGCACCGCTGCCCGCCAAGAAATTGAAACCCTCATTGGTGGCAAGATTTATCTAGAACTGTTTGTGAAGGTGCGCCCCCGCTGGCGACAGGATCGGTTGCGCTTGGCGGAGTTGGGCTATCGCATTGAGAAGGATTGA
- the ureG gene encoding urease accessory protein UreG has translation METALRVGVAGPVGSGKTALVDALCKALRDRYRLAVVTNDIYTQEDAQFLVRSQALPPERILGVETGGCPHTAIREDASLNLAAIQQLEAALQPLHLIFVESGGDNLAATFSPELVDLTIYVIDVAAGDKIPRKGGPGITKSDLLVINKIDLAPYVGADLEVMKRDTLKMRGDRPYVMTNLKTGFGLDRVIAFLTSHLAA, from the coding sequence ATGGAGACAGCATTGCGAGTGGGTGTGGCAGGACCTGTGGGGTCAGGTAAAACCGCCCTTGTAGATGCCCTTTGTAAAGCTTTGCGCGATCGCTATCGCCTAGCGGTTGTCACCAATGATATTTACACCCAAGAGGATGCCCAGTTTTTGGTGCGCTCCCAAGCCCTGCCCCCAGAGCGAATTCTTGGCGTTGAAACGGGGGGATGTCCCCACACCGCTATTCGGGAGGATGCTTCCCTCAATCTGGCGGCTATTCAACAGTTGGAGGCGGCGCTGCAACCTTTGCATCTGATTTTTGTCGAGAGTGGTGGCGATAATTTAGCTGCAACCTTTAGCCCAGAGCTGGTGGATTTAACGATTTACGTGATTGATGTGGCCGCCGGCGATAAGATTCCCCGCAAAGGCGGGCCGGGGATTACCAAGTCAGATTTATTGGTGATTAATAAAATTGATCTTGCCCCCTATGTGGGTGCTGATTTAGAGGTAATGAAACGGGACACCCTAAAAATGCGGGGCGATCGCCCCTATGTAATGACGAATCTGAAAACTGGCTTTGGGCTAGATCGAGTCATTGCCTTTCTCACATCCCATTTGGCAGCCTAA
- a CDS encoding S1 family peptidase, producing the protein MSYAWVRGATLGATGLVAIALPAVGQVQPLSGEQINEIARNITVLIVGKDSHGSGAIISRSGSTYYVLTAKHVVNRKDNYRIIPIDQQAYAVDFNKIKFLPNTDLAIVEFTSEKKDYQVATLTNSDFAKEGSQVFISGWPQPGGSGQLVRQFTDGRISGFLIEPIDGYKMIYTNVTRRGMSGGPVLDSAGRVVGVHGLGDTEDPRSLERQGLSPEAAASIASLIKPGFNYAIPINTFLTGAPAAGVFLSLKVDNQAIASDTAPVVVTVPSQPDSRDRIENINSILNTVNTGVSIIRSIFGF; encoded by the coding sequence ATGAGCTACGCATGGGTGAGGGGTGCGACGCTAGGAGCAACGGGTTTAGTGGCCATAGCTTTACCCGCAGTGGGTCAAGTCCAACCCCTCAGTGGCGAACAAATTAACGAGATTGCCCGCAACATCACGGTCTTGATTGTGGGGAAAGATTCCCACGGTTCCGGTGCGATTATTTCCCGCTCCGGTTCGACCTACTATGTACTTACGGCAAAGCACGTTGTCAATCGTAAGGATAATTACCGCATAATTCCCATTGATCAGCAGGCCTACGCCGTTGATTTCAATAAGATTAAATTTTTGCCGAATACAGATTTAGCTATTGTGGAATTCACGAGCGAGAAAAAAGACTATCAGGTGGCGACTCTCACAAACTCTGACTTTGCCAAGGAAGGATCACAGGTCTTTATTTCAGGGTGGCCCCAGCCGGGGGGCAGTGGTCAGTTGGTGCGGCAGTTTACCGATGGCCGTATCTCCGGCTTTTTGATTGAACCCATTGATGGCTACAAAATGATCTACACCAATGTTACCCGTCGCGGCATGAGTGGTGGCCCTGTTTTGGATAGTGCAGGGCGTGTGGTCGGGGTTCATGGTCTCGGTGATACAGAAGACCCCCGCTCCCTTGAACGCCAAGGCTTGAGTCCAGAGGCGGCAGCGAGTATTGCCAGCTTGATTAAGCCGGGGTTTAATTACGCGATTCCCATTAACACCTTTCTGACAGGTGCGCCAGCGGCAGGTGTATTTCTCTCCCTGAAAGTGGATAATCAGGCGATCGCCAGTGACACTGCGCCTGTGGTTGTTACCGTACCGAGTCAACCCGATAGTCGCGATCGCATTGAGAACATCAATTCAATTTTGAATACTGTCAATACGGGTGTAAGTATCATCCGGAGTATCTTTGGCTTCTAG
- a CDS encoding DUF928 domain-containing protein, with protein sequence MAIQVGMRPIVVPLSLAVVMIGAIAHASWASYRPPANIGRPGNREGAATRIARPILLRESTGSTESCLTEPKQTVVALVPKDNNGFSSTPTPTLYSFIPANKGATLTLTLRDPQGTEVYRQERPAPTEAGIIGWLVEHVSLKSGVDYQWQLTLTCTNSTTAVKTISWFRLKPLSPSQQQRIVQAKDVADAFAMAGYWYDTLDQLAKQRLTEPQNAQLQQKWQALLQSPAVQLANVANQPLVPLPPQP encoded by the coding sequence ATGGCTATTCAAGTTGGGATGCGTCCCATTGTCGTTCCCCTAAGTTTGGCAGTGGTGATGATTGGGGCGATCGCCCATGCCTCTTGGGCAAGTTATCGTCCACCCGCCAACATTGGCCGCCCGGGAAACCGTGAGGGAGCTGCAACGCGAATTGCCCGACCCATACTGCTGCGCGAGAGTACCGGTAGCACCGAAAGCTGTCTGACTGAACCCAAACAAACTGTGGTTGCCCTCGTGCCCAAGGATAACAATGGCTTCAGCAGCACTCCCACCCCCACCCTCTATAGCTTCATTCCCGCCAACAAGGGCGCAACCCTAACCCTGACGCTGCGGGATCCCCAAGGCACAGAAGTCTATCGCCAAGAGCGTCCTGCCCCGACAGAAGCGGGTATTATTGGCTGGCTCGTGGAGCATGTTTCCCTCAAAAGCGGTGTGGATTACCAGTGGCAACTCACCCTCACCTGCACCAATAGCACCACAGCCGTCAAAACCATCAGTTGGTTTCGACTAAAGCCCTTATCGCCAAGCCAACAGCAGCGAATTGTTCAGGCCAAAGATGTGGCGGATGCCTTTGCCATGGCGGGCTATTGGTACGATACCCTCGATCAACTGGCCAAACAACGGTTGACTGAGCCGCAGAATGCCCAACTCCAGCAAAAATGGCAAGCCCTCTTGCAGTCTCCCGCTGTCCAATTGGCCAATGTGGCGAATCAACCCCTCGTTCCCTTACCACCCCAGCCCTAG
- a CDS encoding metallophosphoesterase family protein: MVRFLHVADVHLGFNKYRQDNPDRTFDFFTAFDSALQTYAIEAQVDFVLIAGDLFEERMITPGILNQAEYVLDKVRSAGIPVLAIEGNHDNCPYGVKSNWLRYLCEKDYLYLLEPDESGQLQPWDSEAAQGGYIDLPCGVRVIGSRWYGASAPRAIQQLASQIQALPPAAGATILLFHHGLEGQVSRYQGALRYNELLPLRQAGVDYLALGHIHRHYAVEDWIFNPGSVEANSIQENQQQNPRGVLLVSLDQGVPQAELKRDYWQRPIHRYTLTLTPSDTVSHVESQLQQLVQRHRADMAEAIVEVTLKGEVGFERGDLSVRSLQGQLQEAANAFIFRVGFAATPVAYQTYRDATAEPPPRAQIEEQVFTDLLASVAEYRDRAESLAKVLMHIKEDLLQPNANIPDLYKWLADLSLES, translated from the coding sequence ATGGTACGTTTTCTTCATGTTGCCGATGTCCACCTTGGTTTCAACAAGTACCGTCAAGACAATCCCGATCGCACGTTTGACTTTTTCACCGCCTTTGACAGTGCCCTGCAAACCTACGCCATCGAGGCACAGGTGGATTTTGTCCTGATTGCCGGTGATCTCTTTGAGGAGCGGATGATTACCCCCGGCATTCTCAATCAAGCGGAATATGTCCTCGACAAGGTGCGATCAGCAGGGATTCCCGTGCTGGCGATCGAGGGCAACCACGACAACTGCCCCTACGGTGTCAAGTCCAATTGGCTACGCTACCTCTGTGAAAAGGACTATCTTTACTTACTGGAACCTGACGAAAGTGGCCAATTACAGCCGTGGGACTCCGAGGCAGCGCAGGGTGGCTATATTGATCTCCCCTGTGGCGTGCGTGTCATTGGTTCCCGCTGGTATGGTGCCAGTGCCCCCCGTGCCATTCAACAGCTTGCTAGTCAAATTCAGGCGCTACCGCCCGCTGCTGGTGCGACGATTTTGCTCTTTCACCACGGTCTTGAGGGGCAAGTCTCCCGCTACCAAGGGGCATTGCGCTACAACGAACTCCTACCCCTGCGCCAAGCAGGTGTGGATTACCTCGCCCTCGGGCACATCCATCGCCATTACGCCGTGGAGGACTGGATCTTTAATCCCGGCTCCGTTGAGGCCAATTCGATTCAGGAAAATCAGCAGCAAAATCCCCGCGGGGTACTGTTGGTCAGCCTCGATCAAGGGGTACCCCAAGCGGAACTCAAGCGAGACTATTGGCAGCGTCCCATCCATCGCTACACCCTTACCCTTACCCCCAGTGACACCGTGAGCCATGTGGAGAGCCAACTCCAGCAACTGGTGCAGCGGCATCGGGCAGACATGGCAGAGGCAATTGTGGAAGTCACCCTCAAAGGAGAAGTGGGGTTTGAGCGGGGCGATTTATCTGTGCGATCGCTCCAAGGGCAACTGCAAGAAGCGGCCAATGCCTTTATCTTTCGAGTGGGGTTTGCGGCAACCCCTGTGGCCTATCAAACCTACCGTGATGCGACGGCTGAGCCACCCCCCCGCGCCCAGATCGAAGAACAGGTGTTTACAGATCTGCTGGCCAGTGTCGCTGAGTATCGCGATCGCGCCGAATCCTTGGCCAAGGTGCTCATGCACATAAAAGAAGATCTACTTCAACCCAATGCCAATATTCCTGACCTTTACAAGTGGCTAGCAGACCTCTCCCTAGAGAGCTAG
- a CDS encoding CIA30 family protein — protein sequence MANNWELGRFLDTLRFFQTLPFVGTLEPLRPVLAPLLPDLFKPPAYRGSGLVVVMGATGRTGQAVVKTLLAQGYAVRAGVRDRAKAESVLPKAPFLDIVVADVTQPLPADLLQGSRAVINCVGAKVQPNPNAPPPGLEIVGASPEAVEFEGMRHLLACAQPYFQNQPNTYPLFDYRYPTPPLKEVWGALDDVVMGGVSASQFYLKDHSALFTGLVSTENSGGFVSIRTRNLTPPLNLQGYTGIQLRVRGDGQRYKFFLRSDPAWDGVGYAISFDTVADQWITVELPFSHFIPVFRARTATNAPPLNVGQIYSLQLMLSKFEYDGALNPHFRPGTLSLEIESIQAYGGLPLPRVIQVSSAGVTRPQQADLDLKGQPLAVQYNDQLGGILTWKLAAENMLRQSGLPYTIVRPCGLTDQPGGKELRLDQGDRLTGSLSREDLAAFLASLLNLPVACYRTVEVVATDQAAEAYPNWAARLAQLPSDCLDRP from the coding sequence TTGGTCGCTTTCTCGATACACTGCGCTTTTTTCAAACCCTACCGTTTGTGGGAACCCTAGAACCTCTGCGCCCTGTGCTGGCACCCCTTTTACCAGATCTCTTTAAGCCGCCCGCCTATCGGGGTAGTGGCCTTGTTGTGGTGATGGGGGCAACGGGTCGAACTGGTCAAGCAGTGGTGAAAACCCTCTTGGCTCAAGGCTATGCTGTGCGGGCAGGGGTGCGCGATCGCGCCAAGGCTGAAAGTGTGCTTCCCAAAGCCCCTTTTTTAGACATTGTGGTTGCCGACGTAACTCAGCCCCTGCCTGCCGATCTCTTGCAGGGCAGTCGAGCAGTGATCAACTGTGTCGGGGCAAAAGTACAGCCCAACCCCAACGCGCCACCCCCCGGCCTTGAAATTGTCGGTGCGAGTCCAGAGGCCGTTGAATTTGAGGGCATGCGGCATCTGTTGGCATGCGCCCAACCCTATTTTCAAAATCAACCCAACACCTATCCCCTCTTTGACTATCGCTATCCCACGCCCCCCCTGAAGGAAGTTTGGGGTGCCCTTGATGATGTGGTTATGGGTGGCGTCAGTGCCAGCCAGTTTTACCTTAAGGATCACAGTGCCCTCTTCACGGGGCTGGTTTCGACGGAAAACTCTGGGGGGTTTGTCTCGATTCGCACCCGCAACCTCACCCCCCCCCTCAATCTGCAAGGGTACACAGGGATTCAACTGCGAGTTCGTGGCGACGGCCAGCGCTATAAATTTTTCCTCCGCAGTGATCCGGCTTGGGATGGCGTCGGCTATGCTATCTCCTTTGACACGGTGGCCGATCAGTGGATCACGGTCGAGTTGCCCTTTAGCCATTTTATTCCGGTGTTTCGAGCACGCACTGCCACGAATGCGCCGCCCCTAAATGTGGGGCAAATTTACTCACTGCAATTGATGCTCAGCAAATTTGAGTATGACGGTGCCCTCAACCCCCACTTCCGCCCCGGCACCCTCAGCCTAGAGATTGAGTCAATCCAAGCCTATGGGGGCTTGCCCTTGCCGCGTGTGATTCAGGTGAGTTCTGCAGGGGTGACCCGTCCGCAGCAAGCGGATCTTGACCTGAAGGGTCAACCCTTGGCGGTTCAATACAACGACCAACTGGGGGGCATCCTCACTTGGAAACTGGCGGCAGAAAATATGCTGCGCCAAAGTGGCTTGCCCTATACGATTGTCCGTCCCTGTGGGCTGACGGATCAGCCCGGTGGTAAAGAGTTGCGCCTTGATCAAGGCGATCGCCTGACGGGTTCTCTGAGTCGTGAAGATTTAGCCGCATTTCTGGCCAGCCTGCTGAATTTGCCCGTGGCCTGCTACCGCACGGTGGAAGTGGTGGCCACAGACCAAGCCGCAGAAGCCTATCCCAATTGGGCAGCACGCCTTGCCCAACTTCCCAGCGATTGCCTAGATCGCCCCTAG